A window of Vigna unguiculata cultivar IT97K-499-35 chromosome 4, ASM411807v1, whole genome shotgun sequence contains these coding sequences:
- the LOC114181395 gene encoding uncharacterized protein At1g66480-like, which produces MGNAMGSKRAKVMKIDGETFKLKTPARANDVVKDYPGHVLLDSQAVKNFGPRAKPLEPDHELKPKKLYFLVELPKVRPEPLTRRVRSSGIRGMNAKDRLDFLMLSKRSVSDLAVVKHGPGPDTSSGPTRVRMRVPKAQLERLMEESHDGGEVAEKILSLYMGNNAAAVDGGASVVEAQKELRNRKAQRKKVSFSPVEHEEIHEESAAPQKSLVYTSPSR; this is translated from the exons ATGGGGAACGCTATGGGGAGTAAAAGAGCAAAGGTGATGAAAATAGATGGTGAAACGTTCAAGCTGAAGACTCCGGCCAGAGCAAACGACGTCGTTAAAGACTACCCCGGTCACGTTCTGCTGGACTCTCAAGCGGTAAAAAACTTCGGGCCTCGGGCCAAGCCCTTGGAGCCCGACCACGAGCTCAAGCCCAAGAAGCTTTATTTCTTGGTGGAGTTACCCAAGGTTCGGCCCGAGCCACTGACGAGGAGGGTGCGATCAAGTGGGATCCGTGGCATGAACGCCAAGGATAGGCTTGATTTCTTGATGCTGTCGAAACGCTCCGTTTCGGACCTCGCCGTGGTGAAGCATGGGCCGGGCCCAGACACTAGTAGTGGGCCCACGAGGGTGAGAATGAGGGTGCCCAAGGCCCAGTTGGAGAGGCTCATGGAGGAGAGCCACGACGGGGGTGAGGTGGCGGAGAAGATCTTAAGTTTGTACATGGGGAACAATGCCGCCGCCGTGGACGGTGGCGCATCGGTGGTGGAGGCCCAAAAGGAGCTTCGCAATCGGAAAGCACAAAGG AAGAAGGTGAGTTTCAGTCCAGTAGAACATGAGGAAATTCACGAGGAATCAGCAGCACCTCAAAAGTCACTTGTCTATACTAGCCCTTCCAGATAG
- the LOC114180441 gene encoding uncharacterized protein LOC114180441, giving the protein MINSEFVSFKLLDVCVGLGLRVYGDRIDLEEVGVDSVCRKKFSEKKVTISMVYNYLLTECECLDVEDYCRLYILLGISEFLLPNRNGAVFVSLFGIVDDLTSLVKYNWGGVVYSYLVGSLSSASVVLKKQSDQKHFHVVGCVYLLQLWAFDHFLFVKRKRAVIESKFPRLLRWIDYKVGDVSIRNSLKNNVIVHDLCLSKEEISELVVKEALSKGDGERDKCKRKECGGMKKKEQLMGVIEQQEHDIRELGRAIAKLKSTLAERENRSKDEFVSPVNLNEVDVPSEAAEDRNATNSDMYVRMRNDPRLRLKSRLIQTPFAVYSRKKKTIPK; this is encoded by the exons ATGATTAACTCCGAATTTGTATCATTTAAGTTATTAGATGTATGTGTAGGCCTTGGGTTGAGGGTTTATGGAGATAGAATTGATTTAGAGGAGGTTGGCGTTGATAGTGTTTGTAGGAAgaaattttctgaaaaaaaggTAACAATTAGTATGGTCTATAATTATCTATTGACTGAGTGTGAGTGTCTTGATGTAGAAGATTATTGTCGGTTGTACATTCTTTTAGGCATTTCTGAGTTTCTGTTGCCTAATAGAAATGGAGCAGTGTTTGTTTCACTTTTTGGAATTGTAGATGATTTGACTAGTCTTGTTAAATATAACTGGGGTGGTGTGGTTTATTCGTATTTGGTTGGTAGTTTGAGTTCTGCCTCAGTTGTTTTAAAGAAGCAATCAGATCAAAAACACTTCCATGTTGTCGGATGCGTATATTTATTGCAG CTATGGGCTTTTGATCACTTCCTGTTTGTGAAGAGAAAGAGAGCAGTTATTGAATCCAAATTTCCAAGGTTGTTGCGTTGGATTGATTACAAAGTTGGAGATGTGTCCATAAGAAAtagtttgaaaaataatgtg atTGTGCATGATCTTTGTCTTTCTAAGGAAGAAATAAGCGAGTTAGTTGTGAAAGAAGCTTTATCAAAAGGTGATGGCGAGCGTGACAAATGTAAGAGGAAAGAGTGTGGTGGAATGAAAAAGAAGGAGCAGCTTATGGGTGTAATTGAGCAGCAAGAACATGATATTCGTGAACTTGGTAGAGCGATtgctaaattgaaatcaactcTGGCTGAGAGGGAAAATAGAAGTAAAGATGAATTTGTTTCTCCTGTGAATTTGAATGAAGTGGATGTTCCAAGTGAAGCTGCAGAAGACAGAAATGCAACCAACAGTGATATGTACGTGCGTATGAGGAATGATCCACGGTTACGGTTGAAAAGCCGTTTAATCCAAACTCCGTTCGCAGTTTATAGTCGGAAGAAGAAAACGATACCGAAATAG
- the LOC114181132 gene encoding inositol 1,3,4-trisphosphate 5/6-kinase 4-like — MGVVRGVILDESVLLAESGDDQTASTLRPGTESLTRILFLSKIHCGIAYDSGLLDDKVSILKRTADLYSLDCFALNDSASEAKPGWSNTDEGSVIYLISNKEFSPKLNRYNWLIVVLNVGGESSCHDPNIHQIESLEELPLTICRINKKLIGTNAVTVGYTMKPSRVEDFAKRGAFPLCPTQQGLMFVPLTSNLSLSSQLKDVDIVLHKATDEILSIEDDKPTFTQNMRALQKYLDQHQDICVIDPLSYVYPLLDRLEIQQVLLGLVELNTEGKCLIRGAHFSKVDNFDEFDFATGLSEARLSLPCIVKPKVACGVSDAHKMAIVFRVDDFKNLSVPLPAIIQEYVDHSSTLYKFYVLGEKIFYAVKKSIPNSDILMKSSNGDEHKPLLFDSLKSMPTADSITSNESIDLKLVTDAANWLRRRLHLTIFGFDVVIQEGTHDHVIVDVNYLPSFKEVPDDIAIPAFWEAIRNKFDCRMSK; from the coding sequence ATGGGTGTTGTGAGGGGGGTGATATTGGATGAATCAGTACTCTTGGCTGAAAGTGGTGATGATCAAACTGCATCCACTCTACGACCAGGAACTGAGTCTCTCACCCGCATACTCTTCCTGTCCAAAATCCATTGCGGAATTGCTTATGACTCGGGTCTTCTGGACGACAAGGTGAGTATTCTTAAAAGAACTGCTGATCTGTACTCACTTGATTGCTTTGCCTTAAATGACTCTGCAAGTGAGGCTAAGCCTGGATGGAGTAACACCGATGAAGGCAGTGTTATTTATCTGATTTCTAATAAGGAGTTCTCACCTAAGTTAAACCGCTATAATTGGCTTATTGTTGTTCTGAATGTTGGAGGCGAAAGTTCATGTCACGATCCTAATATACATCAGATTGAGAGCTTAGAAGAGTTGCCATTGACCATATGCCgcataaataagaaattaatcgGAACCAATGCTGTGACTGTGGGTTACACAATGAAGCCTTCGCGTGTGGAAGATTTTGCAAAGAGGGGTGCATTTCCTTTGTGTCCTACTCAACAGGGGTTGATGTTCGTGCCTCTCACATCCAATTTGTCTCTATCATCTCAGCTGAAGGATGTTGACATAGTTCTCCACAAAGCTACTGATGAAATATTATCTATTGAAGACGATAAACCTACTTTTACACAGAACATGCGAGCATTGCAGAAATATTTGGATCAGCACCAGGATATCTGTGTGATTGATCCACTGAGTTACGTCTATCCATTGTTGGATAGGCTAGAAATTCAACAAGTTCTACTTGGCTTGGTAGAACTGAACACTGAAGGCAAATGTCTCATCAGAGGGGCTCATTTTAGTAAGGTTGATAACTTTGATGAATTTGATTTTGCAACTGGACTATCTGAAGCTAGATTGTCTCTTCCATGCATAGTGAAACCTAAAGTTGCTTGTGGTGTCAGTGATGCACATAAGATGGCAATTGTTTTCAGGGTTGATgattttaagaatttaagtgTTCCTCTTCCGGCTATTATTCAGGAATATGTGGATCATTCATCCACTTTGTACAAATTTTATGTCTTGGGTGAAAAGATTTTCTATGCTGTCAAGAAGTCAATACCAAATTCCGATATTTTGATGAAATCATCTAATGGTGATGAGCACAAACCTCTTCTGTTTGATAGCTTAAAATCTATGCCCACTGCTGACAGTATCACAAGTAATGAGTCTATTGACCTTAAGTTGGTTACAGATGCTGCAAATTGGCTTAGGAGAAGGCTTCATCTTACCATCTTTGGTTTTGATGTTGTGATTCAGGAAGGTACTCATGACCATGTAATTGTGGATGTAAACTATCTCCCATCATTTAAGGAAGTTCCTGATGACATCGCTATTCCTGCTTTCTGGGAGGCCATTAGAAATAAGTTTGACTGTAGGATGTCTAAATAA